GACGGCTGCGACTACTTCTATCCTTTTCATACGCTGTTTGTGTCTTTGTAAAGCCTTACGAAGTTCGCCAAAAAATGACGACTGCCCAAGTCTCCTCCAGTCCCATTTATCCTGCTCATCACCTACGGTATGTCTGTTCGGCATCGACTTTTTCTGCTCAGACGACAGAATGTATTCTGATGCCTGACAGAATGCTTTCTGACCCACGACAGAAAACATTCTGTCAGGCTACAAAGATCCGCCATTCGTTTACGATCACTGACCTGAGGCTCCGGGGGGCTTTCAGCTCTTTCTGAAAGGACAGTCAAAAGACCTGCTGTGCAAGGTATTGGTTCATTGGGGATTATTCAAGTGTAAATGAAATGAAAACATTGGTTCTTTCACAATCTGCAGGCGAGGCTCCTTTGCCTAAAATCTCTGCTTTGCCCTCTTGGAGAAGACTCCGGTCTATTTATACAGGCAGAGCAACGTGAACGATATTTTGTGATATCTTTGCGACGAATATTGGACAACCTAAGCCAATTTTCTATGAAAACGTTACATAAACTATTTTAATGTTCAGATGAAACCACATCATCTCATTTGGGCACTTTTGTGCACGTGGCTACCTGCGGTGGCCTTCTCTCAGACCGCTACGATCAGCGGATATGTCTCTGATGCCACGAGTGGCGAGACCCTCATTGGCGCGAATGTCTACATAAAAGACGGGAAGCAGGGGACAGCCTCGAATAACTTCGGATTTTATTCCCTCAAGGTGCCCACTGGGGAGGTACATCTCCGTGTCAACTATGTGGGCTACCTCGTGATGGATACGACCCTTGTCGTGACCAAGAATACCCGCCTCAACATCAAGCTCCGAGAAGCCTCCACGGCACTCAGAGAGGTGACCATCGTCGGCAACCGCCAGTCTGAGGTCAAGGGGATGGAGACAGGACGTCTCAAGATGAGCATGGAGGATCTCAGTCGTACACCCACACTCTTCGGAGAGACTGACCTCATCAAGTATGCCCAGCTCATGCCCGGGGTGGCGAGAGGCCAAGAGGGATTTTCGGGGCTTATCGTCAGAGGTGGCAATCAGGACGAAAATCTCTACCTCGTCGATGGTAACCCGATGTACAACATCAATCACCTCTTCGGGCTCTTTTCGACCTTCAATCCTGATGCGATCAAGACCTCGAACCTCTACAAGGGAAGCTTCCCTGCACGTTTCGGTGGTCGTCTGAGCTCGGTGCTCGATGTCCGCATGAAGGACGGCGACATGGAGAAGTTTTCCGGTACTGCTTCCATCGGACTTATCTCCAGTCGTCTCAACTTCGAAGGTCCACTCAACAAGGGCAAGACCTCTTTCAATGTCTCTCTCCGCCGTACCTACCTCGACTTGCTCATGGGCGCAGCATTTTATTTCATCAACAAGAGTAACAGAGAGAGTGCGACAGAAGACAGATTCTCCGAGGACAAACCCGGGTACCACTTCTATGATGTGAATGTGAAGGTGAACCACAAGTTTGACGATCGTAACCGCTTGTTCCTGAGTCTCTATATGGGCAATGACGTCTTCGACTTCAGGAGCAAAGACTTTTCGACAGACAAGAAACTCCTGCTCAACGAAAACAGAGCCGGTGCAAGATGGGGCAGCAAGCTGGCCTCTCTCGGGTGGACTCATGTCTTTTCGGACAACCTCTTCGCCAATACCAACTTGTATTTCGGTGAGTATGGGTCTGCCATTTCGGCACTCGATCGTCAGTACAGTTGGACAAAAAATGGAGAAAGAGTCCTGACCTACGGCTTTGAGTACGACATCAAGAGCGGTATACGTGACTTCGGTATCAGATCGGACTTTGACTGGACACCTTCAAACAGTCACTATGTCCGATTTGGAGGTAACCTTATCCGACACATCTTCCGTCCGAACATAGAGACGAGAGATCTATCCGGACAGGAGATCGACGAGGATATGAAAAATGCCATCAAATCCAATCCTAAAGATCCTATCTCTGCCAATGAATTGTCTCTGTATGCAGAGGACGAGATCAGTTGGAACGACCGCTTTTCTACCAACATAGGTGTGCATGCTTCGATCATCGGTGTGGAGGGCAAACAGTATTACAGCGTACAACCAAGACTGTCGGCAAGGTATGCCTTCCTCCCCAACTTGAGCGTCAAGGCCTCATACGCAGAGATGAGTCAGTATGTCCACCTCTTGCAGACGACCATAATCTCTCTCCCTACCGATATGTGGGTGCCGGTGACAAAGAAGATCCGACCATTGCACTCGCGACAGACTTCGGCAGGTATATATTGGGACAACGGTACCTATGAGGCATCGATGGAGGCTTACTACAAGAGTCTCAATCATCTCATTGCTTACAAGGATGGTGCTTCGGTCTTCGTCACCGATGTGGACTGGCAGGAGCGTGTGGCGATAGGCAGTGGCAGGGCTTATGGATTCGAGTGGCTGTTGAAGAAGACTCGTGGGACGTTTACAGGTTGGGTGGCTTATACCCTCTCTTGGGCTGACCGTATCTTCAAGGGAGGAGAGGTCAATAGAGGTCTGAGATTTCCGGACAAGTATGACAACCGCCACAAGCTCAATATCGTCGGCATGTACCGCCTTGGTAAAAATATCGAACTGTCGGCAGCTTGGACTTTCGCTTCGGGCAATAGGATGACGATCCAGCAAGAGCAGTACATCGACATCAATCATAAAGTCACTCCGTTTATCAACCAGCGCAACAATTACAGAATGCCTGACTATCATCGTCTTGATCTCGGACTGAACATCTACAGACCCAAGAAGAATGGTCGTATGGGTATATGGAACATAAGTGTCTACAATGCTTATATGAAACACAATTCCTTCTTGGTCAATCTCGAAGAGCATACATCGAAGGATCAGCAGATTC
This is a stretch of genomic DNA from Porphyromonas cangingivalis. It encodes these proteins:
- a CDS encoding TonB-dependent receptor; its protein translation is MKPHHLIWALLCTWLPAVAFSQTATISGYVSDATSGETLIGANVYIKDGKQGTASNNFGFYSLKVPTGEVHLRVNYVGYLVMDTTLVVTKNTRLNIKLREASTALREVTIVGNRQSEVKGMETGRLKMSMEDLSRTPTLFGETDLIKYAQLMPGVARGQEGFSGLIVRGGNQDENLYLVDGNPMYNINHLFGLFSTFNPDAIKTSNLYKGSFPARFGGRLSSVLDVRMKDGDMEKFSGTASIGLISSRLNFEGPLNKGKTSFNVSLRRTYLDLLMGAAFYFINKSNRESATEDRFSEDKPGYHFYDVNVKVNHKFDDRNRLFLSLYMGNDVFDFRSKDFSTDKKLLLNENRAGARWGSKLASLGWTHVFSDNLFANTNLYFGEYGSAISALDRQYSWTKNGERVLTYGFEYDIKSGIRDFGIRSDFDWTPSNSHYVRFGGNLIRHIFRPNIETRDLSGQEIDEDMKNAIKSNPKDPISANELSLYAEDEISWNDRFSTNIGVHASIIGVEGKQYYSVQPRLSARYAFLPNLSVKASYAEMSQYVHLLQTTIISLPTDMWVPVTKKIRPLHSRQTSAGIYWDNGTYEASMEAYYKSLNHLIAYKDGASVFVTDVDWQERVAIGSGRAYGFEWLLKKTRGTFTGWVAYTLSWADRIFKGGEVNRGLRFPDKYDNRHKLNIVGMYRLGKNIELSAAWTFASGNRMTIQQEQYIDINHKVTPFINQRNNYRMPDYHRLDLGLNIYRPKKNGRMGIWNISVYNAYMKHNSFLVNLEEHTSKDQQIRNVIYSVAAFPIIPSISYTYKF